The proteins below are encoded in one region of Mycolicibacterium neworleansense:
- a CDS encoding chloride channel protein, whose translation MTRRELAFGCSVIVVGLLAGLAGMATTVLLHFVEHLTYAYTFGSLLDGVTGSSPVRRAVGPMIGGALAGFGWWLLRRHYAVPGLASTIADHRPIPRVPMTIDAALQIVVVGSGASLGREGAPRQVAAVLGDAGTSQWALTPRDREILLACAAGAGLGAVYSVPVGGALFAIRIMMHTWHPRAVGAALITSALAVAVAAPVTHVRAPLDWPDPSLSYLLTGFALVLAPLALAVGMAFNRIMARARASAPVTSWTIIPGIAAAGLLVGLGSVWWPELPGNGKSILTVSLDSGMTLGSAAAILLLKPVLTAVFLRAGAVGGMLTPALATGAALGSVVALAINTLDLHPVSVAAVSLTCAAGVLAVTQRAPIWAALFVWELARPPLWVLLPFLAAALAAHWLQALVERRTEVMVD comes from the coding sequence GTGACCCGGCGAGAGCTTGCGTTCGGCTGCAGCGTCATCGTGGTCGGGCTGCTTGCGGGGCTGGCCGGCATGGCGACGACGGTCCTGCTGCACTTCGTCGAACATCTCACCTACGCCTACACGTTCGGTTCGTTGCTCGACGGTGTCACCGGCAGCAGTCCGGTGCGCCGCGCAGTCGGTCCGATGATCGGCGGGGCACTGGCCGGGTTCGGTTGGTGGCTTCTGCGGCGGCACTACGCGGTGCCCGGGCTGGCCTCGACCATCGCCGATCACCGGCCCATCCCCCGAGTTCCGATGACGATCGATGCCGCATTGCAGATCGTGGTGGTGGGTTCCGGCGCGTCCCTGGGCCGTGAAGGCGCACCCCGTCAGGTTGCCGCGGTGCTCGGCGACGCCGGCACCTCCCAGTGGGCGCTGACACCTCGTGACCGCGAGATTCTGCTTGCCTGCGCCGCGGGCGCCGGGCTCGGAGCGGTGTACAGCGTGCCGGTCGGTGGAGCCCTGTTCGCGATCCGGATCATGATGCACACGTGGCACCCGCGGGCCGTCGGCGCAGCGTTGATCACCTCGGCGCTCGCCGTTGCGGTCGCGGCACCGGTGACACATGTTCGGGCGCCGCTGGATTGGCCGGATCCGAGCCTGTCCTACCTGCTGACCGGTTTCGCCTTGGTCCTGGCGCCGCTGGCGCTGGCGGTGGGCATGGCATTCAACCGGATCATGGCGAGGGCGCGGGCCTCGGCACCAGTCACCTCGTGGACGATCATCCCGGGCATTGCCGCGGCGGGCCTGCTGGTCGGACTCGGCTCCGTGTGGTGGCCGGAACTACCGGGTAACGGCAAGAGCATCCTGACGGTCAGTCTCGACAGCGGAATGACACTCGGATCCGCGGCGGCGATCCTGCTTCTGAAGCCCGTTCTCACGGCGGTCTTCCTGCGTGCCGGCGCGGTGGGCGGCATGCTGACGCCCGCGCTGGCGACCGGAGCCGCGCTCGGTTCAGTCGTCGCCCTGGCGATCAACACCCTCGACCTTCACCCCGTCAGCGTCGCCGCAGTGTCGTTGACGTGTGCTGCCGGAGTACTCGCGGTGACACAGCGCGCGCCGATCTGGGCAGCGCTGTTCGTATGGGAGTTGGCGCGGCCACCACTGTGGGTGCTGTTGCCGTTTCTGGCCGCTGCGCTGGCCGCTCACTGGCTGCAAGCGCTCGTCGAGCGGCGCACCGAAGTGATGGTCGACTGA
- the typA gene encoding translational GTPase TypA — translation MDSRPSFRNVAIVAHVDHGKTTLVDAMLRQSGALTHRGDDAVERLMDSGDLEKEKGITILAKNTAVHRHHADGTMTVINVIDTPGHADFGGEVERGLSMVDGVVLLVDASEGPLPQTRFVLRKALAAHLPVILVVNKTDRPDARIAEVVEESHDLLLDVASDLDEEAQAAAEKALDLPTLYASGRAGIASTTQPANGENPDGENLDPLFDVLMEHIPPPSGDPEAPLQALVTNLDASAFLGRLALIRIYNGRIKKGQQVAWMREVDGAPVITNAKITELLATEGVDRNPTEEAVAGDIVAVAGIPDIMIGDTLADPEHAHALPRITVDEPAISVTIGTNTSPLAGRVSGHKLTARMVKNRLDAELVGNVSIRIVDIGRPDAWEVQGRGELALAILVEQMRREGFELTVGKPQVVTKNIDGKLHEPFEELTIDCPEEFVGSITQLMANRKGRMEQMTNHAAGWVRMDFVVPSRGLIGFRTDFLTETRGTGIANAVFEGYRPWAGEIRARHTGSLVSDRSGSITPFAMIQLSDRGQFFVEPGQDTYEGQVVGINPRAEDLDINITREKKLTNMRSSTADVMETLARPLELGLEQAMEFCAEDECVEVTPEVVRVRKVELTASLRARAKARAKARG, via the coding sequence GCGGTCGAGCGCTTGATGGACTCCGGTGACCTTGAGAAAGAAAAGGGCATCACCATCCTGGCCAAGAACACCGCGGTGCACCGGCACCATGCGGACGGCACCATGACGGTGATCAACGTCATCGACACCCCTGGTCACGCCGATTTCGGTGGCGAGGTGGAGCGCGGCCTGTCCATGGTCGACGGTGTGGTTCTGCTGGTCGACGCCTCCGAAGGCCCGCTGCCGCAGACCCGGTTCGTGCTGCGCAAGGCCCTGGCCGCGCACCTCCCCGTGATCCTGGTGGTCAACAAGACCGACCGTCCCGACGCCCGTATCGCCGAGGTGGTCGAGGAAAGCCACGACCTGCTGCTCGACGTCGCCTCCGACCTCGACGAGGAAGCCCAGGCGGCCGCCGAGAAGGCGCTGGACCTGCCCACGCTGTACGCATCGGGCCGGGCCGGGATCGCATCGACCACGCAGCCCGCCAACGGGGAGAATCCCGACGGGGAGAACCTCGACCCGCTGTTCGATGTGCTGATGGAGCACATCCCGCCGCCTTCGGGTGATCCCGAGGCCCCGCTGCAGGCGCTCGTCACCAACCTCGACGCGTCGGCCTTCCTCGGCCGTCTCGCGCTGATCCGCATCTATAACGGCCGGATCAAGAAAGGCCAGCAGGTGGCCTGGATGCGCGAGGTCGACGGGGCGCCGGTGATCACCAACGCCAAGATCACCGAGCTGCTGGCCACCGAGGGCGTCGACCGCAATCCCACCGAGGAAGCCGTCGCCGGGGACATCGTCGCCGTCGCGGGCATTCCCGACATCATGATCGGCGACACCCTGGCCGACCCCGAGCACGCGCACGCCCTGCCGCGCATCACGGTCGACGAGCCCGCCATCTCGGTCACCATCGGCACCAACACCTCGCCGCTGGCCGGCCGGGTGTCCGGGCACAAGCTGACCGCCCGCATGGTCAAGAACCGCCTCGACGCCGAACTCGTCGGCAACGTGTCGATCCGGATCGTCGACATCGGCCGCCCCGACGCCTGGGAGGTGCAGGGCCGCGGTGAGCTGGCGCTGGCCATCCTCGTCGAGCAGATGCGCCGCGAGGGCTTCGAGCTGACTGTCGGCAAGCCGCAGGTGGTCACCAAGAACATCGACGGCAAGCTGCACGAGCCGTTCGAAGAGCTGACCATCGACTGTCCCGAGGAGTTCGTCGGCTCCATCACCCAGCTGATGGCCAACCGCAAGGGCCGCATGGAGCAGATGACCAACCATGCCGCCGGCTGGGTGCGCATGGACTTCGTGGTGCCCAGCCGCGGGCTGATCGGCTTCCGCACCGACTTCCTGACCGAGACCCGTGGCACCGGTATCGCCAACGCGGTGTTCGAGGGCTACCGGCCGTGGGCCGGGGAGATCCGGGCCCGCCACACCGGCTCGCTGGTTTCGGACCGGTCCGGTTCCATCACCCCGTTCGCGATGATCCAGCTGTCCGACCGCGGCCAGTTCTTCGTCGAGCCGGGCCAGGACACCTATGAGGGTCAGGTTGTCGGGATCAACCCGCGCGCCGAGGATCTCGACATCAACATCACCCGCGAGAAGAAGCTGACGAACATGCGGTCGTCGACCGCCGACGTCATGGAAACACTTGCGCGGCCACTGGAACTCGGCCTCGAGCAGGCCATGGAGTTCTGCGCCGAGGACGAGTGCGTCGAGGTGACCCCCGAGGTCGTCCGGGTGCGCAAGGTCGAGCTGACCGCCTCGCTGCGGGCGCGGGCCAAAGCCCGGGCCAAGGCGCGCGGATAG
- a CDS encoding ABC transporter family substrate-binding protein, with the protein MSGVPTPLRRARLTIGAFVSVPALLFSGCTVSPPPAPQSTETTETTPPPPMKATQIIMAIDSIGPGFNPHLLSDQSPVNAAVASMVLPSSFRPVPDPKSPTGSRWELDPTLLESAEVTNQSPFTVTYKIRPEAQWTDNAPIAADDYWYLWRQMVSQPGVVDPAGYDLITGVQSVEGGKQAVVTFSQPYPAWRELFNDILPAHIVKDIPGGFGAGLARAMPVTGGQFRVESIDPQRDEILLARNDRYWSQPAKPDLVLFRRGGAPAALADSIRNGDTQVAQVHGGAATFAQLSAIPDVRTARIVTPRVMQLTLRGGQPTLAEAQVRKAILGLIDVDLLASVGAGDDNTVTLAQAQVRSPSDPGYVPTAPPAMSREAALDLLRGAGYQIEPVAEPPEPGEPPAPNNGRQRITKDGAPLALVLGVASNDPTSVAVANTAADQLRNVGIDASVLALDPVALYGDALTNNRVDAVVGWHQAGGDLATSLASRYGCRALEATAVSTSVPGVAPSSSPKPTTSAAPAPTTTPTPTQPIPAPDSGELVQAPSNITGICDHSIQPRIDAALDGSQNIAEVIQAVEPRLWNMSTVLPILQDTTIVAAGPSVQNVSLTGAVPVGIVGDAGNWAKAR; encoded by the coding sequence CTGAGTGGCGTGCCGACACCCCTCCGCCGCGCCCGCCTGACGATCGGCGCGTTCGTTTCGGTGCCGGCGCTTCTGTTCAGCGGCTGCACGGTCAGCCCACCGCCGGCCCCGCAGAGCACCGAGACCACGGAGACCACGCCGCCGCCTCCGATGAAGGCGACGCAGATCATCATGGCCATCGACTCGATCGGCCCGGGGTTCAACCCGCACCTCCTGTCGGACCAGTCTCCGGTGAATGCGGCAGTTGCTTCGATGGTGCTGCCGAGTTCGTTCCGCCCGGTGCCCGACCCCAAGTCTCCGACGGGGTCACGCTGGGAGCTCGACCCGACGCTGCTCGAATCGGCCGAGGTGACCAACCAGAGCCCGTTCACGGTCACCTACAAGATCCGGCCGGAAGCGCAATGGACCGACAACGCTCCCATCGCCGCCGACGACTACTGGTACCTGTGGCGCCAAATGGTCAGTCAGCCAGGCGTTGTCGACCCGGCCGGCTACGACCTGATCACCGGTGTGCAATCGGTGGAGGGCGGCAAGCAGGCAGTGGTGACCTTCTCCCAGCCCTATCCGGCATGGCGGGAGCTGTTCAACGACATCCTGCCGGCCCACATCGTCAAAGACATTCCCGGCGGTTTCGGTGCCGGCCTGGCCCGCGCGATGCCGGTCACCGGCGGACAGTTCCGGGTGGAGAGCATCGACCCGCAACGTGACGAGATCCTGCTCGCCCGCAACGACCGGTATTGGAGTCAGCCGGCCAAGCCCGACCTGGTGCTGTTCCGCCGGGGTGGCGCGCCGGCAGCGCTGGCCGACTCCATCCGCAACGGTGACACCCAGGTCGCCCAGGTGCATGGTGGCGCAGCCACTTTCGCGCAGTTGAGTGCCATCCCGGATGTCCGCACGGCCCGCATCGTCACGCCGCGGGTGATGCAGTTGACCCTGCGCGGCGGGCAGCCCACGTTGGCGGAGGCCCAGGTGCGCAAGGCGATCCTGGGCCTGATCGACGTCGACCTGCTGGCGTCGGTGGGTGCGGGCGACGACAACACCGTGACGCTGGCGCAGGCGCAGGTGCGCTCCCCGTCGGATCCCGGCTATGTACCGACCGCGCCGCCGGCAATGTCGCGGGAAGCCGCGCTGGACCTGTTGCGCGGCGCGGGATATCAGATCGAACCGGTGGCCGAGCCCCCCGAGCCCGGTGAGCCGCCGGCGCCGAACAACGGCAGGCAGCGGATCACCAAGGACGGTGCCCCGTTGGCGTTGGTGCTCGGTGTGGCGTCCAACGATCCGACCTCGGTCGCCGTGGCCAATACCGCGGCCGACCAGCTCCGCAATGTCGGCATCGATGCTTCGGTGCTGGCCCTGGATCCGGTTGCGCTCTATGGCGATGCGCTGACCAACAACCGGGTCGACGCCGTTGTCGGCTGGCATCAGGCCGGGGGGGACCTGGCCACCAGCCTGGCCTCGCGCTACGGCTGCCGCGCACTGGAAGCGACCGCCGTCTCGACCTCGGTGCCCGGTGTCGCGCCGTCGTCGTCACCGAAGCCGACGACCAGTGCTGCGCCCGCGCCGACCACCACACCGACACCGACTCAGCCGATTCCGGCGCCGGACTCGGGTGAGCTGGTGCAGGCGCCCAGCAATATCACCGGCATCTGCGACCACAGCATCCAGCCGAGAATTGATGCGGCACTGGATGGTTCGCAGAACATCGCCGAGGTCATCCAGGCCGTCGAGCCACGGTTGTGGAACATGTCGACCGTTCTTCCGATCCTGCAGGACACCACGATCGTCGCGGCCGGGCCCAGCGTGCAGAACGTCAGCCTGACCGGGGCCGTGCCCGTCGGCATCGTCGGCGATGCGGGCAACTGGGCAAAGGCCCGGTAG
- the mshB gene encoding N-acetyl-1-D-myo-inositol-2-amino-2-deoxy-alpha-D-glucopyranoside deacetylase: protein MPSETPRLLFVHAHPDDETLTTGATIAHYAALGADVRVVTCTLGEEGEVIGDQYARLAVDHADQLGGYRISELTKALSALGIGAPHYLGGPGRWRDSGMDGSPARKQQRFIDADFDEAVGELVRIIDDLRPHVVVTYDPDGGYGHPDHKQAHRVTTAAVEAAAWKVPKFYWTVMASTAMRAGLQGLQDVPDDWIRIDVGDVPFGYSDDQIDAVVDATAQLPAKIAAMRAHATQVTVASDGGAFALSNNLALPILGEEHYVLVSGEAGERDERGWETDLLHGLNLQ from the coding sequence ATGCCCAGCGAAACGCCCCGCCTGCTGTTCGTCCATGCCCATCCGGACGACGAAACCCTCACCACCGGTGCCACGATCGCGCATTACGCCGCGCTCGGTGCCGACGTGCGTGTCGTGACGTGCACCCTCGGCGAGGAAGGTGAGGTGATCGGTGATCAGTACGCCCGGTTGGCCGTCGACCACGCCGACCAACTCGGCGGATACCGGATCAGTGAACTGACCAAGGCGCTGAGCGCGCTCGGCATCGGTGCGCCCCACTACCTGGGCGGCCCGGGTCGTTGGCGCGACTCGGGTATGGACGGATCGCCGGCGCGCAAGCAGCAGCGCTTCATCGACGCCGACTTCGACGAGGCCGTCGGCGAACTGGTGCGGATCATCGACGACCTGCGGCCACACGTCGTCGTCACCTACGACCCCGACGGCGGCTACGGGCACCCAGACCACAAGCAGGCCCACCGCGTCACCACCGCCGCGGTCGAGGCCGCCGCCTGGAAGGTCCCCAAGTTCTACTGGACGGTCATGGCCAGCACCGCGATGCGTGCCGGACTCCAGGGCCTGCAGGACGTTCCTGATGACTGGATCCGGATCGACGTCGGCGATGTTCCGTTCGGCTACAGCGACGACCAGATCGATGCCGTCGTCGACGCCACCGCGCAGCTGCCCGCCAAGATCGCCGCGATGCGCGCGCACGCCACCCAGGTCACCGTCGCCTCCGACGGCGGCGCATTCGCGCTGTCCAACAACCTCGCCCTGCCGATTCTCGGTGAGGAGCATTATGTCCTCGTGTCCGGCGAGGCCGGGGAGCGCGACGAGCGCGGGTGGGAAACCGACCTGCTGCACGGACTGAATCTGCAATAG